The genomic stretch ATgcttgtaaacaagaaatattgctATACTTTGCCCTGTTATTGATTGGCAGGATTGTAAGTGACCTTTTTCTGTGAAGCAATGTGGAATTTatatttgaaggataagaaAAACTCACCTCAAACACATCACACTGCAACATTTTACCctgaaaataaacagaaaaaGGTGATTTACATGTAGTTCCTTGATGTTTCTAATAACCAAGTCAATTGTGTATTTCTTTTACATAGGTTTCAGGATTGCAcccaacatacatgtaacctgCCCAACTGGTGGCTTGTGATGCCATTATCTCTCTCACTATACAAGCTACACCCCAAAATGAATCATCATCATTTACCCTGACATTCCAGCGTAGGTTTTTGTGACTTTTTTCTCCAGGTGCTTTGTTAGCTTTCCATTCACCCTTAAACTGGTGATATCTAAAAATGGAATTGACAGAGGATGTTATTTTGCCTTTTGAACTGTGGATAAATtaagagaaataaaaaactCCAAATTATTGGTTCAAAATCCAAACCTTGATACAGGATCACTTTTCTTAACCTGCCGTGTGTgaggatggtgagttgagggtcGAATAACTAAAAACAGACACAGTATAATCAATAGCACATAAGTGCTGCGCATATGTTATGCACATTATGCCATGtggagatactcgggtttcctatcaaTAATTAATGATGCatactaatacagtgatatttttgcacggtttaaaactgtctgaagaaagtagatcttagttaaTGCTTTTGGTCTCCAAAAAGaatattgggggtaaccatgcatttttgagagaaaattaaGCCTCAATTTGACAAAGAATGCCatgtacaaatattattcatcaataattttattatctttgaaaaatgcatggttactcccaattttcattttggatttcaacaacacttgttaagatctacttttcctgcataatcataaaccggggcaaaaatttatatctttgaattagtaagcaccatccttaatccattgactcccgggggttacCCATCGATGAGTAAACTCGTCTGGCGTTagggtaaaatactaagtctggcccaTTCAGGTCGGTTTGGGTGTAAAAGGgctaatattaatttaaaaattaatgttcttcaATGTAAAATTCAACGTGAATTCTTcttcaaaattaaattaaagggatgcaaaaaatatctaaaaagatttctttttttcttctctgtCTGGATAGTAAGAAAACACCATTTACTCTTAACACCAAGAACAGCTAATCTTTAGGGATAAGTTTGGAACTAGAATACGCTGAGAAGGTGTGACAGACATTTCAAGTTGACTATGGTACACTGTAAAACcactgctttttttaaaattgatgTTATTATGGAACCCTAACTGGGAAAGACCtaatgttgttgttattttcaaaaagattGCTCATCTGGCTCAGATTTTTACagtacaataggccatttccgagttcatgtttgcctcctcttcaaagcgagtctaagttcgaagtttttgttattgaaaatagttttcattcatatgtaaattagaactaattaccatcacaaaaacttcgcacttaaccTCACTTttaaaaggaggcagacatgaactcagaaatggcctatttcctTCCAAATGCTTTACTGTATTATAAAATATGATCTCATCATGTATAGTGTATAATGATCTTTTGCAGTCTTTGTGAATGATAAAAACAGTACACAATCTGTGGCAACAAGTGCAGACTGTATTACAAAATTGTAGCTACATTATTTTGAGGAAAGACGTGTTGGCTAATTCTTACAGGAAGGCAATAAAGCTCTGTCAGCATGATTTTCCCATGGTCTGTAGTCACTTGGTTCAGTAGATTCTTCACTCCCCACACTGATGATGTCCGCAGTTTCCACTTCTTCATTTTGTAGGGGAAGGTCCCGAATTCTTTGCTCTAACTCAGATATGTCTGTAACTAAAAATTAGTTAGGgataaaattattacaattatgTTAACTATAATTTTAAGATACCTGTATTTGCATGAACTGGTTTTAACTTACTTTGATAATGTTCCCAATCACATccatgaaagaaatgaaatttaaaataatactaCAAGTGGACAaagaattaggagcaataacgttttaggcctaattaggttaGTAATTTCATTGTATGGTGGGGTCACAcgtggtgttttggtgtttcgttttgctttttctgtgttttgtggtttagtaatgcccacTAGAAGTCGTTTTTAACACATTTTAACTTACGAAGGAAAACTGGCATCACATCTGGCTTATTATCTCCTGATTGGTATAAAAGCCAGATACACTGTATTTTTAATTGATCTTACCAGAATCAGTACTTGCAAATGACTCATCAAAAACCTTTGATTCCCCATTCCTTTTTCTCAAGACCTTCCTTTTAATATTTCTGCTACCTGGCCGACGCTGCTCTTGAGGTGAAATTTCTGCAGTGGAAAATGGACCTGATGGGTAACACTGTATGTTTTCCTTCCCAAAAACCTGATGTCCTGATGCCTAATTTGGGGAGAAAAAGAGATGAGGATATCTTACTGACTTACACTAGCCCATGAAATTAGAGTGGAAGTTAAGTTGTGGAGGAAGAAATTCTTGAAGagtattaattttgaaaaccTAGTAAGCTTAAAAGAGGCCCTACCAAGGAGGGTCCCGTGTGGCTTGTCTGAATATTAAAAGGTCTTGTGTcggtgctttgtcaatgtttcatgTTGCTGTGACCGTTGCTGTCGGGAATTTAAAGCAAGGATGTTGTGTGTTCCGATTTCACTTTCAATGTTGTCGCTCctttttaggccatgtcgcttATCGGAATTTGCCCTGGCAGAGCTTCTTAAAAAGACCACAATCACTGCAACATGCAACTGCAGTATTGATgataacaatactaataattTTCATCATCTACCGGTATATTTTACATTAAGTTTCATTTGAGTATTATTCTTGAGTAAAAATATCTGAAAAACTAGAAGGTGTCAAACCTAAAGTTATGAGAATAAGAACTTATCAATATCATGCATCAATGAAACACTTGTCTTAAACCCACTGAGGTCTATTTTTACGTACAATGTTCTCGGGTCCTTTTACAAATGTAACAAAATTATCATCATCAGCAGCTTGCTGGAATTATGGTAGTGTTCCAGATAAGCTTTTCACAGAGAATATGACGAGGCCAAGCTGAAGTCAGTTTGACTTCGAGTGAGACTCTCAATACCTCTTCCATAGTTTATTCCTTGATTTATCCCCTGTTACAATGTAGGTCTTAAGATTTGTCTGGTTTGCGACTCTAGACGTCCCACCTATGTCAATATTATTATAGTAATTACTACTATTGTAAGAGGGTAACATTCGTCATCTGTTACTCTTGTACCTAACCTTCATGTTACAAACTTCACGACCAATGCTATATTATCTTTTACTACTTTAATTAGAGCCCTGTTCAAATAGCTGTAGTGCATTACAGTTGACAACAGTCATAAAAAACCATGTCATTAAGACTCTTTATTCCCTCTGACCTTATCACTGATGCCCTATTATCACCTGTAATCAAGTATCAATCAGTTTGGACttgttcaaatttttcatgaCAATGGATGATAGTTGTCTGTGTTTGCCCACCATCAAGGTTGTTTGTGATACAAGTAGTTCACAACAGTCTTTTCTGGACATTTTCATGTGGTATGGCCAGGGACTAAACACTTGTCTTGtcttattaaaaaataatcGTTATACTTATTTTCTAACAATCCTGTTGTTCCTTATTGGAGGGATCAATTATTGATCAAAGAGTATCTACAGAGCAGTCAAAGCCAAAATCCCTTCCCAAGTccaaatcaacaaaaacaagatTTACATGACGTTGGGAAGGTGGCATGTTACATTACAAACTATCATTGACTTGGTACTGTAAAATGGTTCAGTCATGCCAATGAATTATGTGATGATTTGATAGGGAGCAAAATAAACTGACAATTTAGCATTAACTATCATGCACAGCCTACAGTATATACCAGGTCACTTGGAATATGTCAAGATGCTTAATTGCTACAGCTACCATGACAACCTGTTGATTTATTAAAATCGGTCTCACAACTTTTCAGTGAATCAATGGAAAAAATGCCCAGgccttaaggcccgtgcaaacgctcgcaacattgttggccaacaagacgcaacattgttgggcccaacatgttgcgagcgtttgcacaccatgttgtgtgttgttgcgtgttgttgcgacttgttggaagttgttggatgaagtttgaccagtttcaaacttcatccaacaacttccaacaagtcgcaacaacacacaacatggtgtgcaaacgctcgcaacatgttgcgcccaacaatgttgcgtcttgttggccaacaatgttgcgagcgtttgcacgggcctttaaaCAACTAATTATAAGGCATGGAATAAAATGCACTTTTAAGTTATATTTTCTCCTAATCTCTGCAATGATAGTGTCCAGGTTTACTGAATGAATGCATAATACctgggttttgctaaaagcaggcccgcggcccgcCACGGCGGCCTgaaggcccagcggcccggtagcccagtcctgattttccacagtttgttttgtccagcggtaaatccacgtgtatgcacagatctgcatcgggtttaggcttgcaaaatggacgacggtgagtttgaattcgtttagtattttaatcatttgaatccttgtttctgtttgttgttgtaaacagacaaaaacaacagagaatggcaacgtttttcacttagcaacatgcaacgaaagaaaagattgaaatgattattaaaatgataaacgaattcaaactcaccgtctttcatttgcgcgcccaAACCTGATGAAAATCTGAGCATgtgcgtggatttaccgctggacaactAAACTGTGTGGGCCTCCGGGCCACCGGCCCGTCGTGGGCCATGAGCCGCTGGGCTttcgggccgctgggcctttgggccgccgggccgccgggccgccgggccgtgggccgctgggccgcgggcctggTTTTAGCAACACCCATAATACCTTACCTTGGTCGAATGCAGTGGCGATTTCCGTCTTGGAAAGACCGCGTCTCCCAGAGGATATCTATAACTTTCAGACGCATCAGAACTTTCTTTTCTACTAcctacgtttttttttttcaaataaaaaagaacaatcaAACGTTAGCTCGAACGGAGAGCCTGAATCAGTGCTTTTGAAACATGAAATAAGCTAACCATTAGACAATCTTTCGATTTCATCTCTGCTCCCTTCTACGTAACTGTCCGTATAAGCACTCCCACTAGTTGATAAACTTGGACGCTGCCCTGCCAGTGATTCTGCTCTTTCAACTTCAATTAGATGTTTAAGATCTGCAAAAGGAAGACAATAAGCAAGTGCATCACGTTTGAAATCGACGAAGAGATTGACAGAATCTTTAGGCATTAACTGCTGGCATTCAACCTTTTTTAAATTGCTTCAGCTTGTCTGTGGGAATATGCGAATATCCTAGTTCTTCCAGTTTCCTTCTGATCTCCTCTTCGGTAAAATCGAACCGTTTTGACATTGCAAAATATTAGTTAGTCGAAACCTCCTGGAAACCGGTGTCAAACAAGAGGATATTGAGGATATCGGGGAGGTTGTATCAACGGTTGATTCTAGTACCCAGGCTGCCACTACTCCAGGCCACGTGGTTACGCAGAGACAATCAGTCGTAAACAAACTATCGAGGACAGCTAGGACAAAAAGAGGCTCTTTGCCACATGAGAACTTTTACGAAAACTCACGTGAGCGGAGAAGTCAAATGTCACGATAAATCCTTCCAAGAAGTTATCACATCTCACTGTTAGTTGGGTTCTTCAAACGAGAAGTGTTTTCGAGGTAAGGTTTAAATAATGGATTTTCTTAGTCGTCAGAAATCGTCGTCAGCTCTGCAAAATGTAATTTCTTTTACCCAATGCAAACCGACTCGTCCAACTTattacatttttcaaaagtgtggttgtattttttaaaatattagtaacacttgtgctatccagaccatttggaaatattacatttttctttgtaCGTAGACATTTGATATCCCTGTTGATCCATCTGAGAAATCATGTTAGGGCAGATCATTGCGTTGGCTCTGCTTTGCCAACCGGTCGTCTCTCTCCATCTTCGCAGCTCCAGGTAAGGCATTTTGCTACAATCGTTGGTGCCAGCTGAACCAGTTCCTTTAATTCGGAACGAAAGTTTGCGGAGTTTGGCCATACTTGGATATTGCAAAAGTGCGCTCGACAAAATTAAAGtcagaactttttttttgtttctgttgaATTTTTCCCGGTGTCTGAACTAGGAAACATTAAATTTGTTTCTTCACAATGAAACAAAGAGCAACAACAAGAATGTTCCCTGGTTCAACACGAGGGCTTTGGATCGAATCGTATGAAATTTAACCTCAAGGTTTGAAgcatttatttaattaaataatgattaaaagagaggaaaaattAATATCCTATTTCCACTCACATTCTCTGTTTATCATTGTTAACCAATTAAAAGAAATGACTGCATTAACCTTCCTATGGAGGTAGGTCTCAGGTATTCATgagaaaaatgcaaatgctGCCCAGATGGGCAGGGGAGAAGGTATATTTTTGTACGTGTAGCTACTTACTAGGGATTCCCAGTTTTGCATTACATGAAGTAGTATTTCATGTTTGCAGTGGTGACATGAtcacatgttttgtttttatctgCTGACCAGGACTGCTTAGACATGCATTTCACTTTaattccagcattttcatcCACTAACCAACAAGGACACAGAAATTATAGACCTAATTGGTTAACTCAgttttgtacccaattcaaatctcccagggTTAGGATTccttgtgtattgtatttgcattataatgtagcatacTGTCATTTATTGTATGGAAATACCTAGAACAAAATCTTTTATtcctaaagggtttgaattcggtacaacattgagtcagcCGATTTGATCTATTCCTTGCAATTAAATAAGGAATAGAAGTTAATGGGAGAATCTTTTCCAAAGGACAGAAAGTTTAAAGGATGAAAGAAGCTGGAACTCTAGTCCCTGTCCCTTAAGTCTGGTTTGTGACTGTAGTCCTAAGCAATAGTTTTGTTGTTGACTGGTTTACAACCTTAAAATAGAAACTACAGATTTCACTTGACTTTGAAGATGATTTCTGCTAAGGTCATCGTAACGCATTCACATACAACAGTTCTTTCCTGGATTTTAGTATGGTACTTACAGACAGGAACAATCCAACTTCCTCAAGTTGTTACTTGGTTCAAAcaatcaaaataatattttgattTCACATTGTTTTCTTGTCCACAGATCAGGGTATGGTCCTGACTTCAACCTGTTTGTTTTTACCCGGTGGTGGCCACAAACACAGTGCCAGATAAATGCAGATGTAAGCCTGAGTCAACATATCAAATTggctttatttttgttgtctatataattatttttcttggCACAAGATCTTTAGAATATTGTAATGAGAAAGGGAATGTGTTATTATTCACACTCAGGTGGAAACTTAAAATTTCCAAGATGTAGATTTATGAATTTAGAAACATGAAGGTGATTTCCTTGATTCCTGATTTAAAATGCTTTCTTGGGAACTACAGACCCATACATGTGTTACACTCCCATCCTCATATCCTCTTTCTAGTGGGGTTTAATTAACCCATATGATTAAGTTTCAGTAGCAACTGTTGTGTTGCACTGCATTGTTAATAGGTGTTTAAAGCATGGAAAGTTGGTTTCATTTATGAACTTTAAAGTTGATAAAAGTAAACTGATCATGACTTCCACTGAGTGATGAAAACAGCTgatgttttggaaaaaaaattctgtcatcAGCTCAGTTAATACTATACAGGTAATCCTCACACTTAAACTACAATTTAGTTTATTGTTTGGGTGACTTGCAGCAaaattgtggacttgttttgatatAGTACTGGAAGTAGATCAGTTAAAGAAATGTGCATTGAcagaataattaattttgtgaatcacatttttagtggttacaaccaaagggttaacagacttTTCTCATTATTCGAGAGACCCTATCTTTAGTTTTTGTGCCAATATATATAAACATCGAAGAATGTCACTGTTTTTCTTCTCTGTCACACAACATAAAAGTGTGAAATGGCGTTGTGTTTGTTTGAAATAAACCATGTATGGAGACAACATCCAGCGCCCAAGTCTCTGGCTAGTAGTGGTAAGCTTTTCCACATTTCTTTTCCATAATTTCCATTGTTTACaaggggtcttaggtcttagttttcgtaacacccggacagtttaagcaattgtctcttattatATGGACACCAGCTGAAACATTCAGGTGGTAAAGGGTAAAGTCTGCTGTGAGCCTAGAGGGCCCACcaggctggcgcttatctccggtttctgtagcatgaagcgactaggagtatttctcccccctggatgggatgctagtccatcgcagggttacccccagcattaaattcaccggtacccatttatacacctgggtaggagagaggcaccgtgagagtaaagtgtcttgcccaagaacacaacacaatgtccccggccaggacccgaacctggaccactcgatccggagtcgagaaCACTGACCACGACTCGCCACAGAGCctcaggtggcttcaacagtATTCAAACCTGTGACTTCTGCGtggatgccagtgcaatgcttcaccaactgagctacatgtactgtatgaaGTCACTCAGTTGGGCTCAGCAGGTCAATTCGTTGGGCCCTGTCTCCATGAAAGGACTCATTGAAATGTATATACATTTGAAGTGTGAGTTAAATAATACATGAGAAAATTAATGGAAAACTGATCCTTACACTCTATAAATTTAAATCTGGCTTCATACATGTAACTCATGCAGATCAGTTGGTACTAGAGTATTGCACTGGCATCATGCAGGTCATGGCccgttcaaatcccgttcaagccagtgaatttttcaggtttctatGACAGacaataatgatattattacaATGTGCTTAAAGTGTGAGGATCACATCTCCATTTCATCtttaacccacacttcaaatatatatatatatgtactttTATTTCACAGTGTACGTGTTAATTTCTTGTTGTCAGGTTGTTATTGATTCTTGACTAGTTCAGTACCAATTCACTTCTTGGCCTTTAAGTGCGAGATAATGTGTGGTCAAACTTAACCCTTTAAAATCTATGctaattttcctttttgggtCTTAATTAATTGAGGCTGACTGGAGATTCACACAGCCATCACTGAACAAGACGTGTGTTCCACAAGGAATCACAGAGTGGACTATCCATGGATTGtggtaatttattatttttaatcatttcagTGGATTGCTTTTTCCTTTACATTCACCTGAAACTTTCAGAGTTAAAACAAAATTATGGTTTTTGTATCTACTGTTTTGTAAcaataatatatttttatttcaaaaaacaactAATTTTAAGTTGTGCTGGAATGATAAACCTCAGCTAGTCATATTTAATTAAGTCAAATCTCACTAATATGCTTTCAAGCTCCATTAATTGTATTCCCTCCACTTGCACAGAAAGCTTATGCACATTTCCATCACACCAACCATAATTATACCAAATGGCTTACTGAGAAATAAACAGTAAGAGTTGATCCCACAAGtataaattctgatttttcattaaattatttattaaagGCCTACTGTTGGAAAAGAGCATGCACCAGTATTCTGTAACAGCTCATGGCCCTTTGATGAATCTCTTGTAGAGGTAATTTCTGCTAAATTTAATACATTTTagcaataattttaaaaaacatgaTTGTAGTTTCTTTTaccaataattattcatttttgTACAACATTGTACATTTGTGCATCATTTTGTGATTAAAATGTGAATTTCCAGTCAAAGCTTCATTGATCCCCATTTACGGTAAGTTGGATTAGTTCagctacatgtaaatgtgaGGAAGTTTAACTAGTCATCATAAGTTGGCTGTAACTATGCGACGCTGCAAACATTTCAGTCTGAAATCACTGCAGGTCTTAAAAGGTACACTAACAAATAAAGTTCTAAAATGGACTGTACAGAAAAGTATTTCAGACTCAGAATAATTTATTCTGTTACATTGCAAACAAAATAATTCATTAAATTTATAATGTTATCGAgaaaatttactttgcaatcaTTGCAATCATCAATCTTTTAGGATTTGAGACCTCAGTTAGAGCAACAATGGCCTTCATTTGACAGAGACTATGACAATCCTGCATTTTGGTTAGTGTTTCCTTATCATATGATATTTTAGATCTGCTCTTCATCATTCAACCAGTCACAAGTGTGTTTAGCCACTAATTAAGTGATTGGCTGGTTTAACCATTGACCTGTTGGCTGACAGGACTAATTAGTCAAGAGCATTGGACATGATCCAAGTAGGAGATTGTGGCTTCAACTCTTGCTTGAAAGGCCTAAAAAATATCTGAGAAAAAAGTGCTACCTTTGCTATTTCATCTGTAAATGGTTAGATTTTCAATCAAGTCTCCCTAGGATAAGGACTATAACCTGTAGGTCCTGTGGCAAAATCCTTGTTAACTGAATTTTGTAGGATATCAAAGAATCACTACAGGTACACTCTTTATAGGAGTAGGGCATTTAGTTccttgtggtttttttttggtagaCTAACAGTGCAGACTAAAACTTGGAGCCTGGCTCTCTGTCATGTGAACATGCACCATTGAGAAACCTATGAAAGTGGatattttattcaactttattgtGTGACAATTCATCAGTCCATTATTGGAACCTCAGTCTGCCAAACAGTCAGCCAGaaagcctgcaagcaggctcacTTCATTTTGGGTGTATTGGTGAAGATACCTCCAGCAATTGCTGCTTTTTCTTGTGCTGGCAGTACTCACTTGATACCCAAAACAAGAAGTGAGCTATCAGCTAGGAAATTCCTCACTTTCGTTGTATTAAATACCATTCTGTCAGTCGTAGGTTTTTTTTACTCAGCTGGTCATTGAAAGGCTTGCTTGTTTGTCACTTTATGAGACATACTTTTGGCTGATGCATTGACCAAGTATGTTTGGTTCCAGCTGTACTTAACTAAGGCTTTAATGGCAATATTTAATCtaatttcaagtttcaagtttatttattttttaaattacgGTTAAATTTTGCAATGAACACTACATGCATAATTATGGCAATGCTCATGGAGGTGTGCAGTGTAATGGCGTACATGGCACTAGAAATGATgttaagacaaaataaaacctcACAATTTAGACATTGGGCCATTACACAATAGACAGACTGAAGAAACATcgcataattattacaatattattaatttaaaggggctaggtcacgcaaatttaggcaatttcagcactgattgaatggtcatagaattaactaaaatatcaaaataactgttcaaaactatagaagaactctaacaaaacacagggaagccaagaagggacatggatggacaaaactggagaggattgaaatggattgaatttgggtaactttgaaaaacgttggcccaccttttttcaaatttatatcagtctatatcaaaatttcatttacaaagctggaaaatcattctcagttgttatgtggccgtgattttgcaaacgaaagactcttgctctgccaatttgacgtttagagctcattaataacaaaattaaataaaattacctaaaatagcgtgacctaccCCCTTAAAAATAagtgaatgaaaaagaaaaagaatagaATAAAACAGAATTATAGGGTATTAGATAGTAATGATTATTCAGTTTTGTTATCAATGCGTAGGCATCAATATAAGCATCCTCAACTCCAagtacaccttttgctgttcattactAGAAAATACGCATTCTTTTGCGTGAATTGACGACCAATAGCACGAAGATGCATTCATGAGCGCCAAGAAGCAAACATTTGCACGTAACTCAGATTCAATAACGATTttagcatttttgtttacattcaatAGCATTTTCATATGTTCATATGCGTCATTCGGCATACAAAAGAGGAAAATGTACTTTCATTTGCGCTAACATTCAAGTCATTAACACCATCATGAAAATCAATAgacaataaacaaacattaaagtgcATATAACCattcattaacattttcatcacactgtttgaaattcattaacATTCCTAGACGGCGTTAGTGTGGGTAAGACAAATATTAATGGGATTGTACAAACAATAGAGCGTTTTTAACATTCAATGTACAAACatcgattttcaattgaacaataacaaatttttcTGACTTTTGCATTGTCGGTGTGGTGTacaattattgtaatatatGTCCTCCCGAGAGgctatgtaatttttttctagtGCAGAATGGtataaaaaccttgaaaatgtttgacccgtTCATTAGCTTCGTGAGCATTTTCTGACCTCTAGCAAAATGCCACGGAGAAACTGATTACCACTCGAACACAGGGAGAGAATCGTTAGAGCATTCGAGGACGATGAGGAAGACTATCTTTTAGTCACAGACACGCTTGGAGTGAATCGATCAACGGCAAGAGGCATCGTGGCGCGCTACATCAGAGAAGGCAGGATCCAGGAGAGACCAAGAGGTGGTAGAAACAATGTGCGCGTGGATGATGAGATGAGAGATTGTCTCGAGGAGATCGTCAACGAAAACTGTTTACTCACACTTACTCAGATAAACCGTGAACTGAGGAGAAGGCTACCAGTCAAACCCGAAATCCATGACCGCACCGTATCAAGGACATTAGACGGGATGCTGTTTCGAGTAAAACTGGCAAGGCCCCTCCCTGCTGACAGAAACAGACCTGATGTGCTGAACAAGAGAGTCGATTACGTGACATGGTTTATGAACTATGCCATAGTGCAACACTGTGTGTTCATAGATGAATGCGGCTACAACATCTAGACGGCCAGAAGTCATGGTAGAACGCGGCAAGGAGAGAGAGCCAAGTTTGCGGCCAGCGAGGAAGAAACTTGACTGTGACAATGGCAATATCGCCTATCAATGGACTTGTGTTTTCCTCCGCTTTTGTTGGCGGAATGAATGCAGGGCGTTTCGATAATTTCCTGACACAGGCGAGGACAAATCTGGATCCAGAAGAGTCTGTTATCTTTGTATATGACGGAGCACCGGCCCACCAACACCCCACCGTTCCTGCCCCAAACACGGAGCTGAAAATGCTTCCTCCCTATAGTCCTTTTCTAAACATCGTGGAGCAGGTAATTAGTTGTCTGAAAGCAGCAATTAAGGCCGACATCTCCTGTCTGGAAATCCAAAGACGTATGCATATGGATGACACAGATGAAGCCAGAGTCCGAGGAATTCCACTAGGGAAGTTTCAAACacagcaactacatgtacatgaggCTCTGCACAGAAATATGGACATGATTACAGCAGCTAAAAGTGCGCAATGGTACCGCTTCATGCAGACCTATCTGCCAAAATGTTTAAATAGAGAGTTATTGAAGGGTAAGCTGAAATTCGTAAGAAAATAATTGGCAAATTTTTTATTGTTCAATAGAAAATCGATGTTTTTACATTGAATGTAAAGAACGCTCTATTGTTTGTACAATCCCATTGATATTTGTCTTACC from Montipora capricornis isolate CH-2021 chromosome 12, ASM3666992v2, whole genome shotgun sequence encodes the following:
- the LOC138026552 gene encoding ribonuclease Oy-like translates to MLGQIIALALLCQPVVSLHLRSSRSGYGPDFNLFVFTRWWPQTQCQINADADWRFTQPSLNKTCVPQGITEWTIHGLWPTVGKEHAPVFCNSSWPFDESLVEDLRPQLEQQWPSFDRDYDNPAFWKHEWEKHGTCSTDLDYLNSEHKYFAVTLLLNGYYDLFRALAKSGITPSSEKTYKVKDIESALQEYFGVYPIVECLIKGPVQMLSSVELCLDKQLNLTNCLESAPECNYDKVVQYPPIVPVYDFA
- the LOC138026413 gene encoding centriolar and ciliogenesis-associated protein HYLS1-like, producing MSKRFDFTEEEIRRKLEELGYSHIPTDKLKQFKKDLKHLIEVERAESLAGQRPSLSTSGSAYTDSYVEGSRDEIERLSNGSRKESSDASESYRYPLGDAVFPRRKSPLHSTKASGHQVFGKENIQCYPSGPFSTAEISPQEQRRPGSRNIKRKVLRKRNGESKVFDESFASTDSVTDISELEQRIRDLPLQNEEVETADIISVGSEESTEPSDYRPWENHADRALLPSFIRPSTHHPHTRQVKKSDPVSRYHQFKGEWKANKAPGEKSHKNLRWNVRGKMLQCDVFERPQRNYVPNTYVVPTDKKRQALRWEVRSNLARV